One stretch of Dokdonia sp. Hel_I_53 DNA includes these proteins:
- a CDS encoding GNAT family N-acetyltransferase, which yields MKKILETDRLYLRQFIKGDTLDLFQLNNNPEVLRFTGDVPFTSSQETQAFIDHYFKNVYYNPTNGAPTHLGRLAVMRKTDHVFLGWCGLKFNSTINAVDLGFRFHQYFWNRGFATESARKVIEYAFRELKLIQLIAHAHINNKASQVVLIKCGFTEKEQIIYDNQPTLLYYLKNTEFELREITAAETWPVRHPVLRKNRPLEDVYMESDEKESTFHLGVFHNSKIVGVASFMEDTHPDFSGFQSRLRGMAVLDEYRKKGIARWLLEHGEKILKNRNRSLLWFNARANALSFYKNLGYKMTSEEFHISQVGPHYTMKKEL from the coding sequence ATGAAGAAGATACTAGAGACAGATCGCCTCTATCTTAGACAGTTTATAAAAGGGGATACGTTGGATTTATTTCAGCTCAACAATAATCCTGAAGTTTTGAGGTTTACTGGAGATGTTCCATTTACATCCTCTCAAGAAACACAGGCATTTATAGATCACTACTTTAAAAACGTGTATTACAATCCTACAAATGGAGCGCCTACACACCTTGGGCGTCTAGCGGTAATGAGAAAAACTGACCACGTTTTTTTAGGATGGTGCGGTCTTAAATTTAATTCGACAATCAATGCGGTAGATCTGGGTTTCCGTTTTCATCAATACTTTTGGAACCGAGGTTTTGCCACAGAAAGTGCAAGAAAAGTGATTGAATATGCGTTTAGAGAACTTAAATTAATTCAATTAATTGCACATGCACATATCAATAATAAAGCCTCACAAGTTGTTTTAATAAAATGCGGCTTTACAGAAAAAGAGCAAATAATCTACGACAATCAACCTACCTTATTATATTATCTTAAAAATACCGAATTTGAACTTAGAGAGATCACAGCAGCCGAGACATGGCCTGTAAGACACCCCGTACTTAGAAAAAACAGACCCCTGGAAGACGTGTATATGGAGTCAGACGAAAAAGAAAGCACATTTCATTTGGGCGTTTTTCATAACTCAAAAATTGTGGGAGTCGCTAGCTTTATGGAAGACACACACCCTGATTTTTCTGGATTTCAATCGAGGTTGAGAGGAATGGCTGTATTAGATGAGTACAGAAAGAAAGGGATTGCTCGATGGTTATTAGAACATGGTGAAAAAATACTTAAAAACAGAAACAGATCGCTACTGTGGTTTAACGCAAGAGCAAATGCTTTAAGTTTTTATAAGAACCTAGGCTATAAAATGACAAGTGAAGAGTTTCACATCTCACAAGTTGGCCCTCATTATACAATGAAAAAAGAATTATGA
- a CDS encoding GNAT family N-acetyltransferase, translated as MTIQHKEREDRGIFYIKDENGVLSELTYSRNNSNILVIDHTETKVAQEGQGLASKLVAHAVQYAKEHNLKINPLCPFAEVQFDRNPAYKEVLA; from the coding sequence ATGACTATCCAACACAAAGAAAGAGAAGATAGAGGCATCTTCTATATAAAAGATGAGAATGGCGTCTTGTCAGAACTCACATATTCCCGCAACAATTCTAATATATTGGTAATAGACCATACGGAAACTAAGGTTGCTCAAGAAGGTCAAGGCCTAGCATCAAAACTGGTTGCACATGCAGTACAGTATGCAAAGGAGCACAATTTAAAAATAAACCCTCTCTGTCCGTTTGCAGAAGTGCAGTTTGATCGTAACCCAGCATATAAGGAAGTGCTTGCTTGA
- the pepE gene encoding dipeptidase PepE, which produces MSKNIIVASTSTIFGSDYLSYLLPELETLFKDIEEILFIPYARPGGISHDEYTAVARKAFQIINKKVISIHTFDNAKEALAQAKGIFTGGGNTFVLVNTLYQEDIMQVLRTKILNGTPYLGTSAGSNICGLTMQNTNDMPIVYPPSFKTTGVIPFNINAHYLDPTEGSTHMGETRETRIKEYHTYNTVPVLGLREGSWLKVKGDEIVLQGSKSARVFKIGVTPYEVSTGTEILLR; this is translated from the coding sequence ATGTCAAAAAATATTATTGTAGCTAGCACTTCTACTATTTTCGGTAGTGATTATTTGAGCTATTTGCTACCTGAGTTAGAAACGCTCTTTAAAGATATAGAAGAAATTCTTTTTATCCCCTATGCACGGCCTGGAGGAATTTCACATGACGAGTATACAGCCGTTGCACGTAAAGCCTTTCAAATAATTAATAAAAAGGTAATAAGCATACATACTTTTGATAATGCAAAGGAAGCCTTAGCGCAAGCAAAAGGAATCTTTACTGGCGGCGGCAATACATTTGTATTAGTAAATACGTTATATCAAGAAGATATAATGCAAGTATTACGTACAAAAATTCTCAATGGAACACCTTATTTAGGCACAAGTGCTGGTAGTAACATTTGTGGGTTGACCATGCAAAACACAAACGACATGCCTATCGTGTATCCGCCTAGTTTTAAGACCACAGGAGTGATCCCTTTTAACATAAACGCCCACTATCTTGATCCTACAGAAGGCTCGACACATATGGGGGAAACTAGAGAAACTCGTATCAAAGAGTATCACACGTATAATACTGTACCTGTATTGGGATTGAGAGAAGGTAGCTGGCTCAAAGTAAAAGGTGATGAAATAGTGTTGCAAGGTTCTAAGAGTGCCCGTGTGTTTAAAATAGGCGTAACGCCATATGAGGTAAGCACAGGAACTGAAATACTACTTAGATAA
- a CDS encoding DUF6702 family protein encodes MKRLFILVLITPLLVAASIHKYYLSVTDVVYNEESQSVQMITRLFYDDLEDVLQERYDKTLIVDATYDQDNLDRYLKKYLSQKIVITINGEKEEAVYIGKKYEDDYVVCYLEVPNIKSVSGLQIYNTLLTDLFPDQKNMVHTEVYGKKKSFLFTREKPKGLLKF; translated from the coding sequence ATGAAAAGACTATTTATTTTAGTATTAATCACTCCTCTTTTAGTAGCTGCATCCATACATAAATACTATTTAAGTGTGACAGATGTCGTATATAATGAAGAGTCACAATCAGTACAAATGATTACAAGACTTTTTTATGATGATTTAGAAGATGTGCTACAGGAAAGATATGATAAGACACTAATTGTAGATGCTACTTATGATCAAGATAATCTTGATCGTTATCTCAAAAAATATTTATCTCAAAAAATCGTAATTACAATCAATGGGGAGAAAGAAGAAGCTGTGTATATAGGTAAAAAGTATGAAGATGATTATGTAGTATGTTACTTAGAAGTACCTAATATAAAGTCTGTAAGTGGTTTGCAAATTTACAATACACTTCTCACAGATTTATTTCCTGACCAAAAAAACATGGTTCACACAGAAGTTTACGGGAAGAAAAAAAGTTTTCTTTTTACTCGCGAAAAGCCTAAGGGCTTGTTAAAATTTTAA
- a CDS encoding M1 family metallopeptidase, with product MIRYTYTLLAAFLLIGAPTFAQEEQQAEEKRPMGHENTNRFRQLYNEMSTPNEYRTASGAPGHAYYQNHADYKMSIELNDNTQVLQGYETITYKNNSPDDLEYLWVQLDQNVREKNSPAAEKNGGGVGAVSQPGSFVGSYMKGEPFDGGFKIQAVTANGKPLKHTINWTMMRIDMPAPLKAGASYTFSIKWNYNIPEHTVDRARSGFETYKDGNKGYIIAQFFPRMAVYNDVEGWQNYQFWGNGEFALPFGNYEVDITVPADHLLDGTGEITNLKDVYSKTEMKRWEQAKNSYEKPVIIRTQKEAEKIASGRVKSTKTWKLKAENVRDFAWTSSRRYIMDAQAVKFPERDVMAISIYPPEGNPLWEEYSTKAIVQTLDTYSKYTFNYPYPKAISVHAKGQGMEYPMICWNYGRPNEDGTYSDRTKYGMISVIIHEVGHNYFPMIVNSDERQWGWMDEGLDTFMQYLTEQEFGQNFPEAIGDNDTYPSRRGAPSKIVNYMKGDQNFIAPIMSNPENAYQLGNNAYGKPATALNILRETVMGHELFDHAFKTYAQRWMFKHPTPDDFFRTMEDASAVDLDWYWRGWFYSTDYVDIGVKEVKSYYVTDTATEAGKEMLLRYGITDPSSIDAVYVIDEDSPEFKEEMKSQDMLAASKTLQEYLMDNFTPAERAKIKSPKHLYKIVFEKPGGIPMPIIVEYEYADGTKEKITYPAQVWRKNDTEVSKAIATDKEIVKVTVDPDLETADIDTDNNSWPKAKKLGEFNKFKNEVKE from the coding sequence ATGATTCGTTACACGTACACGCTACTTGCAGCTTTCTTACTTATAGGGGCGCCTACATTTGCTCAAGAAGAGCAGCAAGCAGAGGAAAAACGTCCTATGGGACATGAAAATACTAACAGGTTTAGACAACTTTATAACGAGATGTCTACACCTAATGAATACCGTACAGCTTCTGGTGCTCCTGGTCATGCTTATTATCAAAACCATGCCGATTACAAAATGAGCATCGAGCTTAATGATAATACACAAGTTCTTCAAGGATACGAGACAATAACTTATAAAAATAATTCTCCAGACGATCTAGAATACCTTTGGGTGCAACTCGATCAAAATGTACGTGAGAAAAATTCACCTGCTGCCGAAAAAAATGGAGGAGGAGTAGGAGCGGTATCTCAACCCGGTTCTTTTGTGGGAAGTTATATGAAAGGGGAGCCTTTTGACGGTGGTTTTAAAATCCAAGCGGTTACTGCAAATGGTAAACCACTCAAGCACACAATTAACTGGACAATGATGCGTATAGATATGCCAGCACCTTTGAAGGCTGGGGCATCTTACACCTTTTCAATAAAATGGAATTATAATATCCCAGAGCATACTGTAGATCGTGCTCGTTCTGGTTTTGAAACATACAAAGACGGAAATAAAGGATATATTATTGCACAATTCTTTCCAAGAATGGCTGTGTATAATGATGTAGAAGGATGGCAAAATTATCAGTTTTGGGGTAATGGAGAATTTGCACTTCCTTTCGGGAATTATGAAGTAGATATAACTGTTCCAGCAGACCACCTTCTAGACGGAACGGGAGAGATTACTAACCTAAAAGATGTCTACAGTAAGACAGAAATGAAGCGTTGGGAACAGGCAAAAAATTCTTACGAAAAACCAGTTATTATACGTACGCAAAAAGAAGCTGAAAAAATAGCTTCTGGCCGAGTGAAATCTACAAAAACTTGGAAACTCAAAGCAGAAAATGTACGTGACTTCGCCTGGACAAGTTCAAGAAGGTATATTATGGATGCACAAGCAGTAAAATTTCCAGAACGTGATGTGATGGCAATTTCTATTTATCCTCCAGAGGGTAATCCTCTTTGGGAAGAGTACTCTACTAAGGCAATTGTTCAAACACTTGATACGTATTCTAAATATACATTTAACTATCCTTATCCTAAAGCCATTTCTGTCCATGCAAAAGGTCAAGGAATGGAATACCCAATGATTTGCTGGAACTACGGACGTCCTAACGAAGATGGTACTTATAGTGACCGTACTAAGTACGGAATGATCTCAGTAATTATTCATGAAGTAGGGCATAACTATTTCCCTATGATTGTAAATAGTGATGAACGCCAATGGGGATGGATGGATGAAGGATTAGATACGTTTATGCAATACCTTACCGAGCAAGAATTTGGTCAAAATTTTCCAGAAGCAATAGGAGATAATGATACCTATCCTTCAAGACGTGGAGCTCCATCTAAAATTGTAAATTACATGAAAGGAGATCAAAATTTTATTGCCCCTATTATGTCTAATCCAGAAAATGCATATCAACTAGGGAACAATGCGTACGGAAAACCAGCCACTGCTCTAAATATTTTAAGAGAGACGGTTATGGGGCATGAGCTATTTGACCATGCTTTTAAAACCTATGCACAAAGATGGATGTTTAAGCATCCTACCCCAGATGATTTTTTCCGCACTATGGAGGATGCTTCTGCTGTAGATTTAGATTGGTATTGGAGAGGATGGTTTTATAGTACTGATTATGTAGACATAGGGGTTAAAGAAGTGAAATCATATTATGTAACAGATACAGCCACAGAAGCTGGAAAAGAAATGTTATTGCGATATGGGATTACTGATCCTAGTTCTATTGATGCCGTTTATGTCATTGATGAAGATAGTCCTGAGTTTAAAGAAGAGATGAAAAGTCAAGATATGCTGGCTGCCTCAAAAACGCTTCAAGAATATTTAATGGATAATTTTACACCTGCAGAACGTGCAAAAATCAAGTCTCCTAAACATTTGTATAAAATTGTATTTGAAAAACCAGGTGGGATTCCAATGCCTATTATTGTAGAATATGAGTACGCAGATGGTACTAAAGAAAAAATCACATATCCTGCACAAGTATGGAGAAAAAATGATACTGAGGTAAGTAAAGCAATTGCTACAGATAAAGAGATTGTTAAAGTAACAGTTGATCCAGATCTCGAAACAGCAGATATTGATACCGATAACAATAGCTGGCCTAAGGCAAAAAAGCTTGGGGAATTCAATAAGTTTAAGAACGAAGTAAAAGAATAA
- a CDS encoding ATP-binding protein, which yields MNYLLNKFFPKSEKENQKSSFGNSDTYTSELENRYFQKSAPEVLKDLFKSFKDNTDHFQRNEIHSLFELAKNYLKIENHLVNNEGNLSTQKDLRKDLKTNYPEIANTLPFSVLFKQNKSLEVELNLLLVYFLYTNATMYFANIHLLAPDSRLRSQINFEILETDFSHYAHVQKIIKAYFVELETQILNVVNQEYDQLLIKNWIERFTTIYDPLDEKYYINPDKDFVNPTTHTNDSNEIVAYKNILLDTTPTYKVETNDYNDHHAVLENLVDKAIVFDRNGTILYSNESARSVFKIENSKENASNIFDLLSEGLVKKLKEDIAPNSYMIEKNLLGKRLESPIQLADGSTTFFDISTSNNYTEVDTYCMLLKNVSKKKNTIATINKEMETAQRAAKAKSTFLSNMSHEIRTPLNVILGLSEIIKRNETKDAALLKKNIDGIDFSAKNLLSIVNDILDFSKIEAGKLSIQSYDYNIRKVITSLADGFLTKANEKGLELNTNIAEDIPNIVTGDQYRLNQILTNLVGNAIKFTNTGQVEIIVTQQDATDDKVEVSFEIKDSGIGIPQDQLQNIFESFYQVQEETNSKVKGTGLGLAITKELIALQEGELMATSKVGKGSSFYFTLPLIKSKLENIQAFNGRNNQNENQLKGLKVLVAEDNTMNQFYIKQLLNNLDIEVDIATNGKEAIDIYTSKDGDYYNLILMDMHMPIMGGVDAIKEIRDSRKYSLKKVPIVICSADVFPESRKEAIKAGIDFYLTKPVDEEAIKEVLFWLVSDEDPNLEIVASQKNQSDRNYIAIDQLRETFDNDDAFIMSLLEVFIEDTPEDYKSLCACMDREFYPRASLIAHKMKSSFMNLGMTQQGHLLQHIEKNVISQSTLAIAQRYFEQFKSVYIKTLLDVNIVLIELKRS from the coding sequence ATGAATTATTTACTTAATAAATTCTTCCCTAAGTCTGAAAAAGAAAACCAAAAATCAAGTTTTGGAAATTCTGATACATATACAAGCGAACTAGAAAATCGGTATTTTCAAAAAAGCGCGCCTGAAGTACTCAAAGATCTTTTCAAATCTTTTAAAGATAACACTGACCACTTCCAAAGAAATGAAATTCATTCACTTTTTGAACTCGCAAAAAACTATCTTAAGATTGAAAATCACTTAGTGAATAATGAAGGTAATTTAAGTACTCAAAAAGACTTAAGAAAAGATCTCAAAACCAATTATCCAGAAATTGCAAATACGCTTCCCTTTAGTGTTTTATTTAAGCAAAACAAGAGTCTTGAAGTTGAGTTAAATCTATTATTAGTATATTTTCTTTACACAAATGCAACCATGTACTTTGCTAATATACATCTATTAGCTCCTGACTCAAGATTAAGAAGCCAAATTAATTTTGAAATCTTAGAAACCGACTTTTCGCACTATGCTCATGTTCAAAAAATTATTAAAGCATACTTCGTTGAGTTAGAAACTCAAATATTAAATGTAGTCAACCAAGAATATGATCAACTATTAATAAAAAACTGGATTGAAAGATTTACAACGATTTATGACCCTTTAGATGAAAAATATTATATAAATCCTGACAAAGATTTCGTTAACCCTACAACACATACTAATGATAGTAATGAAATTGTTGCTTATAAAAATATACTCTTAGACACTACGCCTACTTATAAAGTAGAAACAAATGATTATAACGACCACCATGCAGTTCTTGAAAACCTTGTTGACAAAGCAATTGTTTTTGATAGAAATGGAACCATTTTATATAGCAACGAAAGTGCTAGATCTGTCTTTAAAATAGAAAACAGCAAAGAAAATGCATCTAATATTTTTGATCTGTTATCCGAAGGTCTTGTAAAAAAACTTAAAGAGGATATAGCTCCCAATAGCTATATGATAGAGAAAAATCTTCTTGGAAAACGCTTAGAATCTCCTATACAACTCGCAGATGGTAGCACCACTTTTTTTGACATAAGTACTTCAAATAATTATACAGAAGTAGATACTTATTGTATGTTACTTAAGAATGTTTCAAAGAAAAAAAATACAATTGCTACCATTAATAAGGAAATGGAAACTGCCCAAAGAGCTGCGAAAGCAAAGTCTACATTCTTATCAAATATGAGTCACGAGATCAGAACGCCTCTTAATGTGATTTTAGGATTGTCAGAGATTATTAAAAGGAATGAAACTAAAGATGCTGCTCTACTCAAAAAAAACATAGATGGCATCGATTTTTCTGCAAAAAATTTGCTCTCTATCGTAAATGATATCCTTGACTTCTCTAAAATTGAAGCTGGCAAGTTATCTATTCAATCTTACGATTATAACATCAGAAAAGTAATCACATCACTTGCTGATGGGTTTCTGACTAAGGCAAATGAAAAAGGGCTAGAATTAAATACAAATATAGCAGAAGACATACCTAATATTGTTACTGGTGATCAATATAGACTCAATCAGATACTTACAAATCTCGTAGGAAATGCAATAAAATTCACAAATACTGGTCAAGTAGAAATTATAGTAACTCAACAGGATGCTACCGATGATAAGGTAGAAGTCTCTTTTGAAATAAAAGATTCTGGAATTGGCATCCCACAAGATCAACTACAGAATATATTTGAAAGCTTTTATCAAGTACAAGAAGAAACTAATTCTAAGGTAAAAGGTACAGGTCTAGGTTTGGCTATAACTAAAGAACTTATTGCCCTACAAGAAGGAGAATTAATGGCTACTAGCAAAGTAGGAAAAGGTTCTAGTTTCTACTTCACGCTACCACTTATCAAAAGTAAACTAGAAAACATACAAGCTTTTAATGGTCGTAATAATCAAAATGAAAATCAATTAAAAGGCCTTAAGGTACTTGTAGCCGAAGACAATACAATGAATCAATTTTACATCAAACAGTTGCTTAATAACTTAGATATTGAGGTTGATATTGCTACAAACGGAAAAGAAGCTATTGATATATACACATCTAAAGATGGCGATTATTATAATCTCATTTTAATGGATATGCATATGCCGATAATGGGAGGTGTAGATGCTATAAAGGAAATCAGAGATTCTAGAAAATATTCTCTCAAAAAAGTTCCTATCGTCATATGCTCTGCAGATGTGTTTCCTGAATCTAGAAAAGAAGCTATCAAAGCGGGCATTGATTTTTATTTAACCAAGCCTGTTGATGAAGAGGCGATAAAAGAGGTATTGTTTTGGCTTGTTTCTGATGAAGATCCTAATTTAGAAATAGTAGCCTCTCAAAAAAACCAATCAGACAGAAATTATATTGCGATCGATCAACTTAGGGAAACTTTTGACAATGATGATGCTTTTATAATGTCACTTTTAGAAGTTTTTATAGAAGACACACCAGAGGATTATAAAAGCTTATGCGCTTGTATGGATAGAGAATTCTATCCTAGGGCAAGCCTAATCGCTCATAAAATGAAGTCTAGCTTTATGAACTTAGGTATGACCCAACAAGGTCATTTACTGCAACACATAGAAAAAAATGTTATCTCACAAAGTACTTTAGCAATAGCTCAAAGATATTTTGAGCAGTTTAAAAGCGTATATATAAAGACACTCTTAGATGTGAATATAGTTTTGATCGAACTTAAACGTAGTTAG
- a CDS encoding PepSY-associated TM helix domain-containing protein produces MRSKKIILQLHKILGLITGIVVFIVAITGCCWVFKEDIESLYDGHKKVKPLESPIISTSQARAIAEKVYSKNLVHGTVFKKKEDAIEVIFYDADPEFYRSIFLNPYTGEIIHIEDHLSGFFAFVLKGHTRLWLPKEIGEQVVGISVLLFILIIISGFILWLPKRRKNLKKRMFFDWKKTTRWKRKNFDLHSIVGFYVCSLALILAFTGTVMSYDWFQKSIYNILGGDKNPTFLIPKSETKSEDAVFSRVILPIDNLLAKLKNENPNAESFEIHYPYSDSDAIYVEVNNSEGLYYDSDFLFFDQYTLTPIVSETIYGKYREAKIADKILRMNYDIHIGAIGGVLGKCIAFLVSLLIASLPVTGLLLWYGRKFKRKKNN; encoded by the coding sequence ATGAGATCAAAAAAAATCATTCTTCAACTCCATAAAATTCTTGGTTTAATTACTGGCATTGTAGTATTTATTGTTGCAATTACTGGCTGCTGCTGGGTATTCAAAGAAGACATTGAAAGCCTTTATGATGGACATAAAAAAGTTAAGCCTCTAGAGAGTCCTATTATTAGTACCTCGCAAGCTAGAGCTATTGCAGAAAAAGTCTATTCAAAGAACTTAGTGCACGGCACAGTCTTCAAAAAAAAAGAGGATGCCATTGAGGTTATTTTCTACGATGCAGATCCTGAGTTTTACAGAAGCATATTTCTCAATCCGTATACTGGAGAGATTATACATATAGAAGATCATCTCTCTGGATTTTTTGCATTCGTTTTGAAGGGACATACAAGGCTTTGGTTGCCTAAAGAAATTGGAGAGCAAGTGGTAGGGATCTCTGTTTTGTTATTCATTTTAATTATTATTTCTGGATTCATTCTTTGGCTCCCCAAAAGACGTAAAAATCTCAAGAAACGGATGTTCTTTGACTGGAAGAAAACCACACGCTGGAAACGTAAAAATTTTGATCTACACTCAATTGTAGGCTTTTATGTGTGCTCACTAGCTCTCATTTTAGCATTTACAGGTACTGTGATGTCTTATGATTGGTTTCAAAAATCAATTTATAATATACTAGGTGGTGATAAAAACCCCACATTTCTCATTCCTAAAAGTGAAACTAAGAGTGAAGATGCTGTATTTTCAAGGGTTATTTTACCAATTGACAACCTCCTGGCAAAGCTTAAAAACGAAAATCCAAATGCAGAGAGTTTTGAAATACACTATCCCTATAGTGATTCAGATGCGATTTATGTCGAGGTCAATAATAGTGAAGGATTATATTATGATTCAGATTTCTTATTTTTTGATCAATACACGTTAACACCTATTGTATCAGAAACTATTTATGGCAAATACAGAGAAGCAAAAATAGCTGACAAAATTTTACGCATGAATTATGATATTCATATAGGAGCTATTGGTGGAGTTTTAGGAAAATGTATAGCTTTTCTGGTGAGTCTTCTAATAGCTAGCCTACCTGTTACAGGTTTATTATTATGGTACGGGCGGAAATTTAAGAGAAAAAAAAATAATTAA